Genomic window (Juglans microcarpa x Juglans regia isolate MS1-56 chromosome 2S, Jm3101_v1.0, whole genome shotgun sequence):
GTCTTCAAGATCTTTATGAGGTAACGGAGAATTTAAGTGATAATCTAACtcttttttgtcactttgccgaTTGTGAACCAATAGGTTTTGAAGAAGCTGTACAAGAGAAAATGTGGAGAATTGCCATGGATGAGGAGATCAAATCAATCAAGAAGAATGATACTTGGGAATTGGCGACTTTACCAGAGGGACAAAAGCCCATTGGTGTGAAGTGGGTTTTCAAAGTAAAGAAGAATGCAAAGGGAGAAGTAGAAAGATTCAAGACGAGATTGGTGGCCAAGGGATATAGCCAACGTCCCGGTATTGATTATGGAGAAGTCTTTGCCCCTATTGCACGATTAGAGACGATTCGGATGATTATTTCTCTTGCAGCTCAAAAGAAGTAGAGgatttatcaaatggatgtcaaatcGGCTTTCCTGAATGGAATCCTTGAGGAAGAAGTTTATGTAGAGCAACCTATGGGTTATGTGGTCAAAGGGCAAGAAGATAAAGTGCTAAAGTTAAAGAAAGCCTtgtatggcttaaaacaagcgCCAAGGGCATGGAATAGTCgaattgacaaatattttcaGGAGAATGGATTCGCCAAGTGCCCGCATGAATATGCACTCTATGCTAAGGTGCGTGAAAATGGAGACATTTTGCTTGTTtgcatatatgttgatgatttaatttttactggaagcaattcaagcatgtttggagaatttaagaaagctaTGACGAGAGAATTTGAAATGACTGATATTGGTCTTATGTCTTATTATCTTGGCATTGAGATCAAACAAATGGAGGATGGAATTTTTATCTCTCAAGAAGGTTTTGCAAAGGAAATTTTCAAAAGATTCAAGATGGAAGATAGTCAATCCGTGAACACCCCAGTTGAATGTGGAGCGAAATTGTCCAAGCATGAAGAAGGAGAGAAGGTAGACCCCACAATATTCAAGAGTCTTGTTGGAAGTTTGAGATACTTGACTTGCACAAGACCCGATATACTTTATGGAGTTGGACTTGTTAGCCGATATATGGAGTCACCAAGCACAATGCATTTCAAAGCGGCTAAAAGGATTCTACGTTATCTAAAAGGTACTATTGATTATGgacttctttattcattttctaatgaatttaaGCTTGTGGGGTATAGTGATAGTGATTGGGCCGGAGATTTGGATGATCGGAAGAGTACactggttttgtgttttatttgggaaATGCAGCATTTACTTGGAGTTCTAAGAAACAACCAATTGTAACGCTCTCCACATGTGAAGCTGAATATGTTGCTGCAACATCTTGTGTTTGTCATGCAATTTGGCTGAGAAGGTTATTGAAGGAACTACTCATGCCACAAGAGGAAGCCACAGAGATTTATGTTGATAACAAGTCGGCACTTGCATTGGCGAAAAATCCGGTCTTTCATGATAGAAGCAAGCATATTGATacaagatttcattttcttcgagAATGTATTGTCAAGAATGAAGTACAAGTCAAATTTGTGAAGACTCATGATCAAGTTGCAGATATTTTTACGAAGCCTCTCAAGTATGATACTTTCAACAAGTTGCGGATGCTACTCGGAGTTACCAAGAATTAAGTTTAAAGGCGGgtgttgaataataaacttaaataaaattattttttagtatattcatgAACTAAAGTCTAGGTTCGTCTTGAAAGaagtaattcatgtatttggagattcatgtatttagagattcatgtatttgagatattcatgtacttgcgtatttgtgtactagggaagttcatgtattagagtaaatgctaggtgaatctacaagcctataaatacccatgtatgcattggcacaaagcaagccacttgagaagtaattcacttagagaaatttcagaaatagtctctcctctcttctctctagaatagaatatcagtttttctcctccaacaaTTCCAGGACTCTCCGTAATGCGCTTCGGGGACTTACCCCCAGAAGTACTTCAAGAAATACTTCAAGGTAATGACCCAAATTGTTCTCCAATTTTCGCACGCACACTGCGCAGAATTAGGGAAGTCCTGCCACGAGCAAATGCTGTTGTGATGAACTCTTTCCAAGAACTAAACTCAACCATACTCACCGATGATCTCAAGTCCAAGTTCCAAGACATTCTGTACGTGGGATTTCTCACCTTAATAGTCCCAACTCCACCCCTACCACCATCGTATACAGACGCCACAGGCTGCCTCCCATGGTTGGACGAGCAAAAGCCAACATCGGCAGCATATATAAGCTTTGGAACACTGGCGGCGGTACCACCCCACGAGTTTGCAGCTTTAGCAGAGGCGCTGGAAGCGAGTTGCGTTCCTTTTCTTTGGTCTCTTAGGGAAAACTTCAAAGCATTTCTGCCGAATGGGTTCCTCGAGAGGACAAGGAAACAAGGAAAAATAGTTCCCTGGGCACCCCAGGCTCATGTCTTGTCACATAAAGCAGTAGGCGTGTACATTACACACTGTGGGTACAACTCTGTGTTTGAGAGCATTGTCGGAGAGGTTCCGATGATCTGCCGGCCGATCTTAGGTGACAATAAGATGAACGGACGGATGGTAGAGAACGTGTGGGAGATAGGGGTTAGGGTTGAGGGAGGGGTGTTTACAAAGAAGGGAATGGTCAAGAGCTTGGAGCTCGTTCTGGGACATGATCAACATCGAAGGAGGATGAAGGAGAAGATCAGAGATCTTAAAGAGCTTGTAGTGAAAGCTGCCGGACCTGATGGGATTGCTTCCAAAGATTTCAAGACTTTGCTTGAGCTAATCTCTCAATAAATTATCAGCACCTGCAGAAAGAAAGATCACGATTTCCAAATAACTCGAAACTTATGTGAACAATTACGATCTCCAAATAACTCGAAACTTATGTGAACaattaataattgaataaaactaCTTTGCCTCCCTAATGTACCGCTCCATTTGAACCCttgatagaattttttttttatttttttaatttagtaattaaggaagtgattttaagtatattaatttttttctaattttttttaaatatttaaatatattaaaaaaatatgaaaataaaaaaataaaataaaaagcacaGTCGGTCAAATGGAGCGGGCTGCTCGGACTCGATCCTTCTTAAATGGATCCTCTGGTTGACTCATTAATTAATTGCTCAAAGCATACTAAATTCAATTAGCCAAATTTAAGGTTCTCTTTGAATATTAAGagtattttagaatatttgagaatatttataaataatagttagtTAATATATTTGAGTGAGCTTTGTGTTAGAGAATGAGTCTCGTTGAGATTGTTTGGATATATAAAGTAAGTTGACTTTTGAGATATGTTTAACTTTTgatgaaaacttaaaaaagtgaTAGGTCTCATCAATAATTGATATGTTATTatagtgatgaaataattattttatttatatcatgtattactaataaataacatatattatgaGGAAGTTCCTCCAACACattcaaaaatcaatttttcatattcttttgtcaaatttatttaattctaattttttaaaaatattaaatattatcgACTACGGAGACAACATTCTCATGCCCCATATTAAATCGGTAATTTTTTACGTACTCAAAATAACAATTACCCACAAtttaataaaggaaaatgatagtatatatGACTACTAAATATGCCTACCATATATGTCtcctcatatatttttatttattttttattttttcttaatggttatgtaagtgattattagtgaatttatatttttttaatttttttcttaataattaaaaatgtttaaaaaatgcttaaagaaaagtaaaattaaaaaaaaaactcatttatattaatttacatGTTGGCGAGTACATTGCACTcttttgcaacttttttttttaatttttctatttacgttgatttaaatatttttaaatatttttaaaaaataaaaaattatatcaatacttttaaaattaccCCCTTAACCactgacttaaaaataaaataaaaatttaaccaGCCTCAACTCTAGGTCAAATATAGCGGCAAAGAAGCTTTTCCCTTtcacaattaaaaaaagttaagtgAGGGATTTTGTCCCCCTGCCCCCTGCCCCCTGCCATGCCCCGGTGACTCAGTGAGGAGTCTTGCAGAATTTACGGAATTTACGAAAAATGGAAGTGAGGGGTCTTGCGGAGAGGGGCCTGAAGGGAATTGCTGAGTTCTTTCATTAGCGTCTGCCAATGCCCCAATGATGGGTCTTGTCTGTCACAAGCCTTTACACAAGATTTCGATGAgtagaaagaagagagaagatgagtagaaagaagagagaaataatatgagaattgttatatttttcacGTAATGTCTTGTACAAACGGTTCAAATTaagtttaaatgttaaattgagttgaattaaattgagttaagataataaaatattatttattattattattttaagatttaaaaaagttgaattgtttattatattttatattaagatttgaaaaagttgtaacgatgagttgagatagatttattttccaaacgaagcctaatcTCTTGTACATCTTTCATCATACATAAGTCTTGTTTAgatataaaaagtatttaatttcatcttattttatcaatacaaatttttcaaaatttcatataaaatttaataaataattaattttttttaaatattaaaataataataatattaaaaaataatattttaataatattttattcaactcttaactttcatttcaactcattttattttaactcactgTTCAAATTgaacttatttcatttttatctacTCTTACACGTAAGCCAATTCGCTCTTGCTCAATTATGGCCAACTTACTAAAGCCCATAAAGCCAACACCCTTCTAAATGATATCCTGCGACTCACCTGCTTTGATTTGGACGTATCACCCCATTCTGTAAGAACTCTCTTGCTgtcttttcaatttctttcttaTGAAAATAAGGGTATATGTAAGGTATAACATATACAACCTTAGATTCAGATTATAAATAGATAGCATGGTCACGAGACCTGTTAGGAGGTAACCCCTTAGACTCAGCAAATACATCCTTGAATATAGATAGTAGGTCTTGAACCATTTGAGGAGGTTGAACAGTTTTTGGTTGTTTCTCCATAAGATGCAATAAcacccatttctttttcaaatttcccaATTTCAACTGGAGGTCTCCTCTAACAATCTGGTTTGCTTCAACACTTTAAATTGAACATTCTTACCATAGTTAGAAAACTTCATTGAAAGTTCTTTAAAATTCCATAGAATGCTAACCAGTGTTTGTAGCCACTGTACTCAAAGAAGTACATCATAACCTGCCAAAACCAACACAAAACCATCCACAGAAAACACAATCCCTTGTATCAACATTGAAACTGCATCACAACTCCCTTCACTTACAATCTGATCCCCATTAGCCACTTTCACTCGAATCTTTTTCTGAGAATTAACCATCAACTGATCTTTCTTCACAATAGCTAGATCCACAAAATTGTGGTATTGCCAATGCCAATTAAAATGACTACCCATTGCATACCAATCTTGTCCTTTATTCTCATTGTCTTGGGACCCACAGCTCTTGAAATGGCATGCAAAGATATCTCTGGCTTGCCAAACTCTTCCAAGAAACACAGAGATTGATTTGTCCCAACTAattcctttcctttgcaatcacTTTCTTCCATGCTAggaaattttttcacaatttcttCAATCAAGAATAACTTGGAACTTTTACACTTGTGTCAAGGCACTCATTTAGAGTCACAATAGTAACAAAGACCCCTCTTCCTTCTGTCTTCTATTTGGGATCGAGAAATCTCTTGAATTGATCGGTTGGCCATATTACCATTCCCGACACTATCTCCTCCAGAAACTAATGGCCCTTTTATAGCTCCACTGTAACCATAATTGCTGTTAGCTCTTGCCATTTTTTGCTGATTTGGACATGTTCTTCTTGAATCTTGGCAAGTCCATAGGCATATAGTAATGTTGTGGGGTTGAACATTCTAATAGGTTACCTTATCTCATCTTTTAGGCCACTCGAAAAACAACTTAACTTGTACTTTTCTAACAACCTTCTAAGTCTGTTTGACAATGCTTCAAACTTAGCTTTATATTCATCTACAAAATCAGTCTGCCTAAGCCTCGCTAAGGCTTCCATTGGGTCATCATAGCAACTATTCCCAAACCTTAACAGTAATGCTTTAACAGTAATGCTTTAACAAAAACATCCCAATTAGTCAGCATGCTTGACTCCTCCAAATCTTGAAACCAAATGAGGCCCTACCCTCCATATGGAAAGATGCTAAGAGCAACTTTTGTTGTGAAGGAGTAttatgataagaaaataaatgattcaCCTTGTATAGACATCCAGCAGGATCCTTACAACTGAAGGTAGAAAAATCGATTCTGATAGATCTGGTATGTACCCAATGGTTGACTTCCATTACATGctctccattactattattTCTAGCAAATGATGTTTCCCCACATCTACTTTGATTTATCTTTTGCATTTATGTAATGAGCCCTTTTAGTTGCAAAACCAGTTACTCTAGAGCCCTTTGCTGAGAATCGAATGACTTTTTCAACAAACCCACCTCTAACTCCAAAGCTTTCTGATGCGACTCTGCTGACTTCTTGAAAGTGGAGAAAGAATATTGCAACTGATTAAACCGAGTTCCTTCAGGCAATTGAGAAAGACAGACATCAATCTTTGATACCAAGTTTTCACAAGCCTTCACACAAGATATTGAGAACAAGAAGATcgtggaagaagaaaagaagaagaaaaatcaagatgagatttgttatatttttcacaTAATGTCTTTGTACAAACTGTGTAATCTCTTATACATCTCCCATTATAGACTAATGGGCCCTTAATTACAAATGGgcttatttcatttatatttactCTTACACATAGGGCCATTTGCTCTTGCTCAATTATGCCCAACTCACTAAAGCCCATAATGCCCACACCCTTTTGAAATGATATGTTGCCCTAGCTTGTCATATGACATTGTCATTGAACAGTAATGAAATGTATATTCAACACTAAGATACGTTGCCTCGGAACAActtggttgtgtttggatatagAAGCATTTTCATCCGTATGAAACTATCTTAATTATCTCAGATATGCTCTAAATCCAAACGCAGACtaagaaattattaatttagTTTGTCAAAGAGAAATGAGGTTAGGTCTCGGTTCACCAATAAGTTAATTAGgatcatatataatgtcaagtttgttttcttatttttttgccAAAAAACATTTTCGTTTTAGGAACTTTCCTTTTCAAGGTGATCTCTTCTAAAACATATTTGTAAACATAATGGGTATATGACACTCAAACTCGATATGAGTAAAGCTTATGATCGAGTGGAATAGAGGTTCTTGCATGCAGCTACGCTTAGAATGGGCTTTGACAGTAAATGGGTTGAGTTGGTGCAGTGTGTCACTACTATGAGCTACTCCATTTTAATTAATGGCATTCCTCAAGAGTCATTCAAACCTACCAGAGGAATCTGTAAAGAAATGGAAAGCGAGGGTAAAGCACTATCTTGTAGAGAGCAATGTGCACAGCAGGGGTTGAATGTTCAGTATTTTGTTATTGCAGTGCGAAAATGAGTGTACAGCAAGTCCTCATAGACACGATTTTTTCTAACAATCTAACAGAATGTTCTTCTCCTAAAAATAGAATCCAGCTAATTAcctaaatatatttacaaagaatgaaaataaaaacaagtaaggGATACAAATGTTATTACAATCATCCCATTTCATTCTTGTGCAATACATCTAGGCGACTTCCAGTTGTTGTAAAGTGAAGGCAGGTTGCAGCTTGACCATGGGCTTTGGTATCTTGAATCTGGGCTTTTAGAGCTGAAGATTGAGCTTTATATGTATTATCTAATTATATGACAGTGAGACCCCCTCTCTCATTAACTCTTTATTATTTGCTCTGAATTGCTTAGTCACTACTTGAATCAAGCTAAGATGTAGGGTTCAATATCTGAGATTCCAGTTGCTTGAGGAGCTCTCCATATGAACCATTTATTCTTCGCAAATGACAGCCTAGTTTTCTGTAAATCCAACCCAGTAGAGTGGAGTAGACTGCATTAAATCCTAAGCACCTATGAGCAAGCTTCTGGGTAGAGACTCAACCTTGACAAAACTTCCATATTCTTCAGTAGCAACACCAAGTTGGAGGTCTAACAATCCATTCTTGAGCAAGCAAGAATTAAAGCCTCTGGTTCCTTTGACAAGTATCTGGGACTACCCTCCTATGTGGGGAGAAACAAGACCAAAGCCTTTAGTTCAGTGCTAGATAGGATCAAAGCCAAGATGACTAGATGGAAAACTACTGTGCTGTCCCAAGTTGATAaggaaattttgttaaaatctgTCTTGCAGTCTATTCCTACCTACAACATGGGTATTTTTAAGCTTCCTAAAGCCATACCAAGAAGCCTCAACCAGCTTTTGCAGTCCTTTTGGTGGagttaaaaggaaaatttgtCAAAAATCCATTGGTTGAATTGGTAAGTCCTTGGGAAACCCAAACATGTTGGAGGCTTGGGATTTAGGGACTTTGAACACTTTAACTTAGCCTTACTCGCAAAGCAAGGCAGGAGAATCATCCAAAACCCATCATCCCTTGCTGCTTAGGTGCTCCAAGCCAAATATTACCCTTCATCAGACTTCCTTTCAACTAAACAAAGAGGCAATGACTCCTATGTGTGGAAAAGCTTTCTATCTGCAAGGCCCCTTCTTATAGAAGACCTTCTATGGAGAGTAGGGAATGAGAGTAATATAAAAATCTGGCGAGACAAATGGCTACCTTGTCCCTCAACCTATCGAGTTCAATCTCCTGTCAATATCCTACAATTTGATGCCACAGTTTCTGAACTCATTAATCCAGTCTCTGTCCAATGGGACCCTCCTCTCATCTATGCAATCTTCTCAGAACATGAGGCAATCATGATTTGCAGGATGCGTATTAGCCTTTGTAGAAACTAGGATCTACTGACCTGGAGATATGCTCAGCCAATGGCACGTTTTCAGTGAGAAGTGTCTATCACCTACAAGGCACCATAAGGGAAGACAGAATGAGCTAGTCCTTAAGGTAGATTACCAACTCGGGATTTTGGCACAAAATTTGGGGTATCAAGGCACCTAATGCCACGAAATCCTTCCTTTGGAGAGCTGCTGGTGAGTCCCTTCCCACTAATCTCAACCTGCACAAGAGGAAGGCGAAGTCCTCCCTATGTCCAATTTGTCTCCTCCATCCCGAATTAGTTTCACATGCTCTCTGGTTATGTAAAGCTGCCCATGATGTGTGGTCTATATGTTCGAGGAGACTTTAAAAATCTTGAATCGTGGATGGCCCTTTTAAAGAAGTCATGATGCCTATCTTGGAGCAACTCTCTCCTATGGAACTCATGGAAGTTGTTGTCACTGCTAAAATGACCTGGCACAGAAGAAACACTTGTTATTGCTCATTGTTTGGCAAAATTTGCTTTCAATTGCTCGGAAGACTATATACTTATTGAGGATTATCCTCCTTGTATTCAACATTTAATCTAATGAATGAAGTTTGTTcatttcaaaagaagaaaaaaaaattacgagtttcttgaaatttatatattaatttcatgaaaattaaaatagaaatctCAGAttgcaaaatgacaaaaaaaaaaaaaaaaatcatgtactaattttgtaattaatcgAAATTGAAACAAGATACTGTGGACATTGAAAAACTGCTATGTTGTCAAGATGCATCGGTGTGAGAGAAGAGAGGCAAGGAATAGTAcaaaataacatcataaaaGGGTGACGCTAGGATCCGCTTGGACCGCTTCAAATATGCCTCTA
Coding sequences:
- the LOC121253548 gene encoding anthocyanidin 3-O-glucosyltransferase 7-like, coding for MRFGDLPPEVLQEILQGNDPNCSPIFARTLRRIREVLPRANAVVMNSFQELNSTILTDDLKSKFQDILYVGFLTLIVPTPPLPPSYTDATGCLPWLDEQKPTSAAYISFGTLAAVPPHEFAALAEALEASCVPFLWSLRENFKAFLPNGFLERTRKQGKIVPWAPQAHVLSHKAVGVYITHCGYNSVFESIVGEVPMICRPILGDNKMNGRMVENVWEIGVRVEGGVFTKKGMVKSLELVLGHDQHRRRMKEKIRDLKELVVKAAGPDGIASKDFKTLLELISQ